The following are encoded together in the Thunnus albacares chromosome 7, fThuAlb1.1, whole genome shotgun sequence genome:
- the parietopsin gene encoding parietopsin → MDSNSTPWSSGSHPPSFHAELVTVVPTIFPQVGYCILSFLMFINTVLTVFNNGLVITVMLRNPSLLQPMNVFILSLAVSDLMIGLCGSLVVTITNYQGSFFIGHAACVFQGFAVNYFGLVSLCTLTLLAYERYHVVCKPKAGLKLSMRRSINGLLVVWVFCLFWAVAPLLGWSSYGPEGVQTSCSLAWEERSWSNYSYLILYTLLCFIIPVVVIIYCYYKVLKSLNKLNRSVELQGGRSSQKENEHAISMVLAMIIAFFVCWLPYTILSMVIVVDPELYIPPLVATMPMYFAKTSPVYNPIIYFLSNKQFRDAALEVLSCGRYIPHGPTSVSINMRSLNRWSRLTSLSRNINTQSKVLPL, encoded by the exons ATGGACAGCAACAGCACGCCGTGGAGCTCCGGCTCACATCCTCCATCCTTCCACGCCGAGTTGGTGACTGTGGTGCCCACCATCTTCCCGCAAGTGGGCTACTGCATACTTTCTTTCCTCATGTTCATCAAcacagttttaacagtttttaacaaCGGTCTGGTAATAACCGTGATGCTGAGGAATCCGTCTCTGCTCCAGCCCATGAATGTGTTCATCCTCAGCCTCGCCGTATCTGACCTCATGATTGGCCTGTGCGGCTCTTTGGTCGTCACCATCACCAACTACCAAGGCTCTTTCTTTATTGGTCACGCAGCCTGCGTGTTTCAAGGATTTGCAGTCAATTATTTTG GTCTGGTGTCTCTCTGCACCCTGACTCTGCTTGCCTATGAGCGGTACCATGTTGTGTGTAAGCCTAAAGCTGGTTTAAAGCTGAGCATGCGGAGAAGCATCAATGGGCTACTAGTTGTCTGGGTCTTCTGCTTGTTTTGGGCTGTGGCACCCTTACTCGGCTGGAGTTCTTACGGACCTGAGGGAGTTCAGACCTCCTGCTCTCTGGCCTGGGAGGAGAGGTCGTGGAGCAACTACAGCTATCTCATCCTCTACACACTCCTCTGCTTCATTATCCCTGTTGTAGTCATCATCTACTGCTACTATAAAGTGCTGAAATCCTTGAATAAG CTGAACAGGAGTGTGGAGCTTCAGGGTGGGCGTTCCAGCCAGAAAGAGAATGAGCACGCCATTAGTATGGTACTCGCTATGATCatagctttttttgtttgctggCTGCCCTACACGATCTTGTCGATGGTGATAGTTGTGGATCCAGAGCTCTACATCCCTCCACTGGTTGCCACCATGCCCATGTACTTTGCCAAGACTAGCCCTGTCTATAACCCCATCATCTACTTCCTTTCCAACAAGCAG TTTCGTGATGCTGCTCTGGAGGTGCTGTCATGCGGCCGCTACATTCCCCACGGGCCTACCAGTGTCAGCATCAACATGCGCTCCTTGAACAGGTGGAGCCGGCTGACTTCCCTAAGCAGGAACATCAACACTCAAAGTAAGGTGTTGCCTCTGTGA
- the LOC122985660 gene encoding dopamine D2-like receptor has translation MRGEPTPAWDYGNNTVWEKYIDISFIVANCLILLITSLVGIAANIFVILAVYHQKSLQTWNNALVVNLAVIDILRCVIDCPILLFIVLVVYQRGHVDELICDTQVASFSFSCCIQLITLACISAERYQAIAQPFKTAQRRRRIMVLIPLTWILAILVAGFCLIFVRDSPVHVKCKGSQGETSSSYDTFGLYMLFPLWAACFGVISGFYARIFTLVRSHNRKIFDKGTFPLSKKEKTEDKQKKEESVAVENGQGKSEQTQTLNSVAQVELVTQAEPNSSKKDSTTALLTSKKVTQSVSIDSENKKGLKNTVEITELGTEHHHPAVQTDKKPFKAEQSNPCTMKVEAKLSKGDGTSSVMSSTAKPQKVSGNFDTEKQSKERVKSDKAPSEMKETSPHVPSSAQLDNPESTSVLLIEPKQVKNSNGGVTLAVVTVGQVSSLPPVSNTLPEVESTKQNVETEGAVCMMPSKAGKERANKKKESKMAKRAGYIIMTFLLFWLPLITTILMNFIVHKNKNTQITVIQDVEILSVSVACITSLSDPIIYAAVNPQFRTEFYRLKNRVKSIFNKK, from the exons ATGAGAGGCGAGCCTACACCTGCATGGGACTATGGGAACAACACCGTTTGGGAGAAATACATTGACATCTCTTTCATTGTGGCAAACTGCTTGATTCTGTTGATCACTTCTCTTGTAGGTATTGCagcaaatatttttgtcataCTGGCAGTCTACCACCAAAAATCACTGCAAACTTGGAATAATGCGCTAGTGGTGAATCTTGCAGTTATTGACATTCTTCGATGCGTAATTGACTGCCCCATTCTCCTTTTCATTGTTCTGGTTGTGTATCAAAGAGGACATGTGGACGAGTTGATCTGTGATACACAAGTggcttctttctctttcagctgCTGCATTCAATTGATTACACTGGCTTGTATAAGTGCGGAGAGATACCAGGCCATTGCACAGCCTTTCAAAACTGCTCAAAGGAGAAGACGGATTATGGTATTGATTCCTCTCACATGGATCTTAGCTATTCTGGTGGCTGGTTTTTGTCTGATATTTGTGAGAGACTCACCCGTGCATGTTAAATGCAAAGGATCACAAGGAGAAACATCATCCTCCTATGATACCTTTGGACTTTACATGTTGTTCCCACTATGGGCAGCTTGCTTTGGTGTGATCAGTGGATTCTATGCTCGCATATTTACCCTTGTAAGGTCACACAATCGAAAAATATTTGACAAAGGTACTTTTCCCCTCtctaaaaaagagaaaacagaggataaacagaagaaagaagaatcCGTGGCTGTGGAAAATGGACAAGGAAAGTCAGAGCAAACCCAGACTTTGAACAGTGTTGCTCAGGTGGAGCTGGTGACACAAGCTGAACCAAATTCTTCTAAGAAAGATTCAACAACTGCTCTACTGACCTCAAAAAAAGTGACACAAAGTGTCTCCATCGATTCAGAGAATAAGAAAGGATTAAAAAATACAGTGGAGATAACTGAGTTGGGAACAGAACATCATCATCCTGCAGTGCAGACTGACAAGAAACCTTTTAAAGCAGAGCAGTCTAACCCGTGTACTATGAAAGTTGAAGCAAAACTATCAAAAGGGGATGGTACCTCTAGTGTTATGAGCTCAACCGCAAAGCCCCAGAAGGTGTCAGGCAATTTCGACACAGAAAAGCAGTccaaagagagagtgaaaagtGACAAAGCACCCtctgaaatgaaagaaacaagTCCCCATGTTCCCTCCTCTGCACAGTTAGACAATCCTGAATCCACTTCTGTTTTGCTGATTGAACCGAAACAGGTTAAGAACAGCAACGGAGGAGTAACATTGGCTGTTGTAACAGTAGGTCAAGTGTCTTCATTGCCTCCAGTGTCAAATACCCTCCCTGAAGTAGAatctacaaaacaaaatgtggaaACGGAAGGTGCCGTTTGCATGATGCCTTCAAAAGCCGGTAAAGAAAGAGCgaacaaaaagaaggaaagcaAGATGGCCAAACGTGCTGGTTACATAATTATGACCTTCCTCTTATTCTGGCTACCTTTGATCACAACTATCCTGATGAATTTCATAGTTCACAAAAACAAGAATACACAG ATTACAGTCATTCAGGACGTGGAGATCCTGTCGGTGTCTGTTGCCTGCATCACATCACTGAGTGACCCAATAATATACGCCGCAGTCAACCCTCAGTTTCGGACAGAGTTTTACAGGCTCAAGAACAGGGTTAAATCCATATTCAATAAGAAATGA